Proteins from one Brevibacillus humidisoli genomic window:
- the glpK gene encoding glycerol kinase GlpK produces the protein METYILSLDQGTTSSRAILFNKKGEVVHIAQREFPQYFPQPGWVEHNALEIWGSVLAVIATCLSESDVKPEQVEAIGITNQRETTVVWDKQTGKPVYNAIVWQSRQTSAICSDLQERGLDDLFRRKTGLLIDAYFSGTKVKWILDHVEGAREKAERGELLFGTIDTWLIWKLSGGKIHVTDYSNASRTLLFNIHDLQWDEELLEILTIPRAMLPEVRSSSEVYGHTADYHFFGYEVPIAGAAGDQQAALFGQACFEAGMAKNTYGTGCFMLMNTGSKAVSSAHGLLTTIAWGLDGKVEYALEGSIFVAGSAIQWLRDGLRMLKEAKDSEAYATRVDSTEGVYVVPAFVGLGTPYWDSDVRGAVFGLTRGTSKEHLIRATLESLAYQTKDVLAAMEADADISLKALRVDGGAVKNNFLMSFQSDLLGVPVERPVNNETTALGAAYLAGLAVGYWQDRGQIAQQWNIDRRFEPEMSAERRDELYAGWKKAVRAAMAFK, from the coding sequence ACGGGAGTTCCCGCAATATTTCCCTCAGCCGGGATGGGTCGAGCATAATGCGCTGGAGATATGGGGCTCGGTGCTGGCCGTCATCGCGACCTGCCTCTCTGAGTCGGACGTAAAACCGGAACAGGTGGAGGCCATCGGCATTACCAACCAACGGGAGACGACAGTGGTCTGGGACAAACAGACCGGCAAACCGGTTTACAACGCCATTGTTTGGCAGTCACGTCAAACCTCCGCTATCTGCAGCGACCTGCAGGAGAGGGGGCTGGACGATCTGTTCCGACGGAAAACGGGGTTGTTGATCGACGCCTACTTTTCCGGCACCAAGGTGAAGTGGATCCTGGACCATGTCGAAGGGGCTAGGGAAAAGGCGGAGCGGGGCGAGCTGCTGTTTGGGACGATTGATACCTGGCTGATCTGGAAACTGTCCGGCGGAAAGATCCACGTCACCGACTACTCCAACGCTTCCCGGACGCTGCTGTTCAACATCCACGACCTGCAGTGGGATGAGGAACTGCTGGAGATTCTGACGATTCCCCGAGCGATGCTGCCTGAGGTCAGATCATCGTCAGAGGTCTATGGACATACAGCCGATTATCATTTTTTTGGCTATGAGGTGCCGATCGCCGGTGCCGCTGGCGATCAGCAGGCCGCGTTGTTTGGTCAGGCTTGTTTCGAGGCGGGAATGGCCAAGAACACCTACGGAACAGGCTGTTTCATGCTGATGAATACCGGGTCAAAAGCGGTTTCATCGGCTCACGGGCTGCTGACTACGATCGCGTGGGGACTGGACGGCAAAGTGGAGTATGCGTTAGAGGGCAGCATCTTTGTTGCTGGTTCGGCAATTCAGTGGCTGCGCGACGGGCTGCGCATGTTGAAAGAAGCGAAGGACAGCGAGGCGTATGCGACACGAGTTGATTCAACCGAAGGCGTTTACGTGGTACCAGCATTTGTCGGCTTAGGCACCCCGTACTGGGACAGCGATGTACGTGGAGCGGTGTTTGGCCTGACACGGGGTACCTCCAAGGAGCACTTGATCCGGGCAACATTGGAATCGCTTGCGTACCAGACCAAAGATGTGCTGGCTGCCATGGAAGCGGACGCCGACATATCGCTGAAAGCACTGCGGGTCGATGGCGGTGCTGTGAAAAACAATTTTTTGATGAGCTTTCAAAGCGACCTGCTAGGTGTGCCTGTGGAGCGCCCCGTCAACAACGAGACGACCGCACTTGGAGCCGCTTACCTCGCCGGACTCGCTGTCGGCTATTGGCAGGATCGTGGGCAGATCGCCCAGCAGTGGAATATCGACCGGCGATTCGAGCCGGAAATGTCAGCAGAGCGAAGGGATGAACTGTACGCGGGCTGGAAAAAAGCTGTGCGTGCAGCGATGGCTTTCAAGTAA